CTGTCTTGCTTTGCCAAGCATATCTTCAATATCCTCTCCTTTTGCTATTACTGTTCCATCTACAATAACTACATACTTATTCTGGAGCCCTGTTTTATTAAGTTTGAGGTATG
This window of the bacterium genome carries:
- a CDS encoding DUF5678 domain-containing protein, which encodes MTKNFETYLKLNKTGLQNKYVVIVDGTVIAKGEDIEDMLGKARQVYSDKIPFVARVPDERMLVL